One genomic segment of Desulfocapsa sulfexigens DSM 10523 includes these proteins:
- a CDS encoding DUF6812 domain-containing protein, translating into MSTPKTQVIILTKDFRIEGAIDLVPGARLTDFMNETNKFMVVTNATVTDHAKQEILRGEFINLLISNIEIILPAEKLL; encoded by the coding sequence ATGTCTACTCCCAAGACGCAGGTCATTATTCTCACCAAAGATTTTCGCATTGAAGGAGCAATCGATCTCGTACCAGGCGCGAGGTTAACAGACTTCATGAATGAGACCAATAAGTTTATGGTTGTCACCAATGCCACGGTTACCGATCACGCCAAACAAGAGATCCTTCGGGGAGAATTTATCAACCTCCTTATCAGTAATATCGAGATTATCCTTCCTGCCGAAAAACTGCTTTAG
- a CDS encoding peptidase U32 family protein, with protein MKRKIELLAPGGDIDAIKAAIVAGADAIYCGLDRFNARNRAENITFADLPGIVRLAHTNNCALFLTLNIVIVESEIPALITLLNRLVNTRIDGLIVQDLGLLYILTHYYPTLQIHASTQLTTHNEGQIHFLSKLNVRRVNLSRELSIQEIHSLTETAHQNSLLTEVFVHGSYCLSFSGICYLSSFNSGNSGNRGRCSQPCRDQYVKTVAGKDYPLNLKDNSAFSDVQALADAGVDSVKIEGRIKKFHYVYTVVKAWRKQLQSLYGQEELCHDDEDLHRVFNRGFSNAFLKGDIDRDMFVDHPRDYSAVYLAETKDGATDENMEEAKRELYDLKTEIITDVRGRIEHLSSEKIPLQISVSGQAGTVLHVVVQTPERSFTVVSDSGLVELKRTKDGGQSLDCDMLAKRLAQLNETEFTIESLETDGLCRGLFLPFKEVSAIRKKIFRELHASQEYVSPIDVPRIKRQGDQMLEPVLSLLLSAEEDLHLCQGSSADTYFQIPDNLENCDSALTSIFVANRGLLPWFPAVLIGESYHAAVEFLQKVKPQRVVTNNSGIAYECWQRGVPWIAGPYLNVANSFSLLCLMGNFNCSGSFISNELKRVQIKAIKKPDDFKLYYSIYHPIVLMTSRQCLFHQVTGCTKDRIDENCLHCCEKSAEITNLKKQTFLIEKTKGNYHTLYGSTHYLNTDVLREIPNFFSSFLVDLRRIQTETRVALDRAELVKLFESYLAGHPGSAEALEKSIQPSTKHQYVKGI; from the coding sequence ATGAAGAGAAAAATTGAACTTCTGGCCCCAGGTGGTGACATTGATGCCATAAAGGCGGCGATTGTGGCCGGGGCAGATGCTATATACTGCGGTCTGGACCGGTTTAATGCGAGAAATCGTGCGGAGAATATTACTTTTGCCGATCTGCCTGGAATTGTCAGACTTGCCCATACAAATAATTGTGCACTATTTTTGACGCTTAATATTGTCATTGTTGAGAGTGAGATTCCTGCCCTGATAACGCTGCTTAACAGATTGGTGAACACGCGGATCGATGGGCTGATTGTTCAGGATTTGGGATTGTTGTACATTCTCACACACTACTATCCAACTCTTCAGATTCATGCCTCGACTCAGTTGACAACACATAATGAAGGGCAGATACACTTTCTAAGCAAATTGAACGTTCGTAGAGTGAATCTGTCACGGGAATTAAGTATTCAGGAGATACATTCCTTGACGGAAACGGCACATCAAAATAGCCTTCTAACCGAAGTGTTTGTCCATGGATCCTACTGTCTTTCCTTTTCTGGGATATGTTATTTAAGTTCGTTCAACAGTGGAAACTCAGGAAATCGTGGGAGGTGCAGTCAGCCGTGCAGAGACCAGTATGTAAAAACGGTTGCAGGAAAGGATTATCCGCTAAACCTCAAAGATAACTCCGCGTTTTCTGATGTGCAGGCACTGGCTGATGCCGGGGTTGATTCGGTAAAGATTGAAGGGCGAATTAAGAAGTTCCATTATGTCTATACGGTGGTCAAAGCTTGGAGAAAACAGCTTCAGAGTTTGTATGGTCAAGAGGAGTTGTGTCATGACGACGAAGATCTCCACAGGGTTTTCAATCGCGGATTCTCAAACGCATTCCTGAAGGGCGATATTGACCGAGATATGTTTGTCGATCATCCCCGGGATTATTCTGCAGTTTATCTTGCGGAAACGAAGGATGGTGCTACTGATGAAAATATGGAAGAGGCCAAAAGGGAACTGTATGATCTGAAAACGGAAATTATAACAGACGTAAGAGGCAGGATTGAACATTTGAGCAGCGAGAAAATCCCCCTGCAGATCTCGGTATCTGGCCAGGCCGGAACCGTCCTGCATGTCGTTGTCCAAACTCCCGAGAGATCATTTACAGTTGTTTCAGATAGTGGTCTGGTCGAACTGAAGCGCACAAAGGATGGTGGGCAGTCGCTCGACTGCGATATGCTGGCAAAGCGATTGGCGCAACTTAATGAGACGGAATTTACTATTGAGTCCCTGGAAACTGACGGACTGTGTCGTGGTCTCTTTCTTCCTTTTAAAGAGGTGAGCGCAATACGAAAAAAGATTTTTCGGGAATTACATGCTTCGCAGGAATATGTGTCTCCTATTGATGTTCCACGGATCAAGAGACAGGGCGACCAAATGCTGGAACCTGTTCTTTCTCTGCTCCTTTCTGCAGAGGAGGATCTGCATCTTTGTCAGGGAAGCTCTGCAGATACCTACTTCCAGATTCCCGATAATTTAGAGAATTGCGATTCAGCTCTCACCAGTATTTTTGTAGCCAATCGCGGCTTGCTTCCCTGGTTTCCCGCAGTTCTTATAGGAGAAAGTTATCACGCAGCAGTGGAATTTTTACAAAAGGTCAAGCCACAACGTGTTGTGACCAACAATAGTGGAATCGCCTATGAATGCTGGCAACGGGGGGTTCCCTGGATAGCCGGGCCGTATCTGAATGTTGCGAATTCCTTTAGTCTTCTGTGTCTGATGGGAAATTTTAACTGTTCTGGCTCCTTTATTTCAAATGAGCTTAAAAGAGTTCAGATAAAGGCTATTAAGAAGCCTGATGATTTTAAGCTCTACTACAGCATCTATCATCCAATTGTATTAATGACGAGCAGGCAGTGTCTTTTCCATCAGGTCACAGGATGTACAAAAGACAGGATTGACGAAAATTGCCTTCACTGCTGTGAAAAGTCGGCTGAGATAACCAATTTGAAGAAACAAACGTTCCTGATAGAGAAAACGAAGGGGAATTATCACACACTTTATGGTTCGACCCATTATTTAAATACAGATGTTCTGAGAGAAATACCAAATTTTTTTTCCAGTTTTCTTGTTGATTTGCGGAGGATACAAACGGAGACCAGGGTGGCACTGGATAGAGCAGAACTTGTGAAGCTTTTTGAGAGCTATCTGGCGGGTCATCCTGGCTCAGCAGAAGCACTTGAAAAAAGTATCCAGCCTTCAACAAAGCATCAGTATGTAAAAGGGATCTGA
- a CDS encoding glycerophosphodiester phosphodiesterase, with protein sequence MFFEHVPRRGLICAHRGARSIAPENTLLAMTMAKACGAHCWETDIRMSKDGKLIVFHDDSLERTTNIAVNRALKKHPDCSVNCYTLAELRELDVGSWFLSDDPFGAVASGEVADVQYETIKRQRIPLLREVLDFSKKHSFPVNLEIKDLKTPSGDVLVVDRIMEMLFETGTMDMVLLSSFRHEYLHRARALNKEIDIAVLAEEQHPQDLIQYLRSFQAAAYHPNVDICDEELINGLQRAGFRVNCWTVNDMKRAQEILRTGGGVITDWPQRLI encoded by the coding sequence ATGTTTTTTGAACATGTACCCAGAAGGGGGCTGATATGTGCTCATCGTGGGGCCCGTTCTATTGCTCCTGAAAACACACTTCTGGCCATGACCATGGCGAAGGCATGCGGTGCGCACTGTTGGGAAACAGATATCCGGATGAGCAAAGATGGTAAACTGATTGTTTTCCATGACGATAGCCTGGAACGTACCACGAATATTGCAGTAAACAGGGCATTAAAAAAACATCCTGATTGCAGTGTTAATTGCTATACACTGGCAGAACTGCGTGAGCTTGATGTCGGTTCCTGGTTCCTGTCCGATGATCCCTTCGGGGCGGTTGCCAGTGGTGAGGTTGCGGACGTTCAATATGAGACAATCAAGAGGCAGCGAATCCCCCTGCTTCGTGAAGTTCTGGATTTCAGCAAGAAGCACTCTTTTCCTGTCAATCTGGAAATTAAAGATCTGAAAACGCCATCCGGTGACGTTCTTGTTGTGGACAGGATCATGGAGATGCTTTTTGAAACAGGAACCATGGATATGGTGCTTCTCTCCTCCTTTCGCCATGAATACCTTCACCGGGCTCGAGCGTTGAATAAGGAAATTGACATAGCAGTTCTGGCAGAAGAACAGCATCCTCAGGATCTTATTCAGTACCTCAGGAGTTTTCAAGCCGCTGCCTATCATCCGAATGTGGATATATGTGACGAAGAGCTCATCAATGGGTTGCAGCGTGCCGGTTTCCGGGTTAATTGCTGGACAGTCAATGATATGAAAAGGGCGCAGGAGATACTTCGTACAGGGGGGGGAGTAATAACAGATTGGCCCCAGCGTCTGATATGA
- a CDS encoding TIGR04211 family SH3 domain-containing protein encodes MPSKLTKGLSPSLPINLLIFILCIQFSTILFSGISAEAETRYIRPSIEAVVRRGQGTEYKIVAMVKDGTAVEFIEEGEEFAKILLDNGKEGWVLKRFLSTEPPLDKLVASMRAQKDEMLQKEAENRQQLDTVSEALFRTEQERDSAISERNKIQASYKKLQQDTADVVQIKSNMEKVSRENATLTKKMALLEQANETLRSNYTLKWFLAGGGVLVFGMIIGGIVRGSRKKRSSLL; translated from the coding sequence ATGCCCTCAAAACTGACAAAAGGCCTATCCCCATCACTCCCGATCAACCTTTTAATTTTCATTCTCTGTATCCAGTTCAGCACCATACTGTTCTCAGGAATATCGGCTGAGGCAGAAACCCGCTACATACGGCCAAGCATAGAAGCTGTTGTCAGAAGAGGCCAGGGAACTGAATATAAAATTGTCGCCATGGTAAAGGACGGAACGGCGGTGGAATTCATCGAAGAAGGTGAAGAATTTGCCAAAATCCTGCTTGACAACGGCAAAGAGGGCTGGGTACTCAAACGCTTTCTGAGTACCGAGCCACCCCTCGATAAACTCGTCGCTTCAATGCGTGCACAAAAAGATGAGATGCTACAGAAAGAAGCCGAGAACCGGCAACAGCTGGACACAGTATCGGAAGCGCTCTTTCGTACAGAGCAGGAACGCGATTCGGCTATAAGTGAAAGAAACAAGATCCAGGCCAGTTATAAGAAACTGCAGCAAGACACCGCAGACGTTGTTCAGATCAAAAGCAATATGGAAAAAGTCTCCCGGGAAAACGCGACACTTACCAAAAAAATGGCTCTTCTCGAACAGGCAAACGAAACCCTGCGAAGCAACTACACTCTCAAATGGTTTCTTGCCGGTGGCGGCGTTCTCGTCTTTGGAATGATCATCGGGGGAATTGTCAGAGGATCACGAAAAAAAAGATCGTCTCTGCTTTAG
- a CDS encoding D-2-hydroxyacid dehydrogenase, with the protein MTTGTTILIIHHEQDRYFDTLCRRFPDLLFHSARNDAEVAQKMAELQPQILLSFRCDPISTKAQSMAARTPCVKWVQVAGAGYDHLGDLDELKCQVTNCSGVLSRFQAETVIGAMINLNFGFYRYQQQQREKLYRKLPWRSLEGQKLLLLGMGHIGRAVAVNARHFGMHITAIRSRIQDSPEADVVCTADELPVLLPEVDFVSLHLPYCKETHHFFDAKMFGAMKESAYFINTARGNIVDEDALIAALKEKRIAGAYLDVFREEPLPQLSQLWQLDNLLLTPHYCDAVDDWHERFADFFADNLQRWIAGEELHNSLKK; encoded by the coding sequence ATGACAACAGGTACTACCATTTTGATTATCCACCATGAGCAGGATCGCTATTTTGATACCCTGTGCAGGCGTTTTCCTGACCTTCTTTTTCATAGTGCTCGTAACGATGCTGAAGTTGCACAGAAGATGGCTGAATTGCAGCCACAGATCCTGCTGAGTTTTCGTTGTGATCCCATTTCCACCAAAGCCCAGAGTATGGCTGCACGAACTCCCTGTGTGAAATGGGTACAGGTGGCAGGTGCCGGATATGATCATTTGGGGGATCTGGATGAACTGAAGTGCCAAGTTACAAATTGCTCCGGCGTGTTGAGCAGGTTTCAGGCAGAAACGGTCATCGGGGCAATGATCAATCTCAACTTTGGTTTTTACCGTTATCAGCAGCAGCAACGGGAAAAGCTCTATCGGAAATTGCCTTGGCGTTCCTTGGAGGGGCAGAAACTCCTGCTTCTCGGAATGGGCCATATTGGGAGGGCTGTGGCTGTGAATGCACGTCACTTTGGTATGCACATCACAGCCATCCGATCCAGAATACAGGATTCGCCGGAGGCCGATGTCGTCTGTACTGCGGATGAGCTTCCTGTACTATTACCGGAAGTTGATTTTGTTTCACTGCATCTGCCCTACTGTAAGGAAACGCATCATTTCTTTGATGCGAAGATGTTTGGGGCTATGAAAGAGAGCGCATATTTTATAAACACTGCCCGGGGGAATATTGTCGACGAGGATGCTCTTATTGCTGCCTTGAAGGAAAAAAGGATCGCTGGTGCCTATCTCGATGTTTTTCGTGAGGAGCCATTGCCTCAATTGAGTCAATTGTGGCAATTGGATAATCTTTTATTAACTCCTCACTACTGCGATGCCGTAGATGATTGGCACGAGCGGTTTGCAGATTTTTTTGCAGATAATCTTCAGCGCTGGATTGCCGGGGAGGAGTTGCATAATAGTCTTAAAAAATAG
- a CDS encoding radical SAM protein, whose translation MMRKIAFGYSTRCNIRCEHCVAADDARKNEKMKLCRAKEIIAELAAAGVRGISFTAGEPLLYLDDIAELVSLCREYEIYTRVVTNSFWAKSADLADSYTLLLKESGLSQLRLSYSRWHQKNVPRHHIVNAAESCQKAGLDYFVSFVTDFSEDDDGYEQYLREQKLLFFPEPVIFSGRAQSFERSALRTDYQENCCSMNPYLAPSLDMYACCDAGSHFTRTNFFHLGNLKDNTIEEMFRKSEGNSLYNHIRSTGITAIASFAGFRAREIVGYRKCELCEKMFNSPELLGALEKEAESGLKSWHR comes from the coding sequence ATGATGAGGAAGATTGCTTTCGGTTATTCAACACGATGTAATATCAGGTGTGAACACTGTGTCGCGGCTGATGACGCCCGCAAAAATGAAAAGATGAAGCTGTGCCGGGCCAAAGAGATTATTGCTGAACTGGCTGCTGCCGGGGTTCGCGGTATAAGTTTTACTGCGGGTGAACCACTCCTCTATCTTGATGATATTGCCGAACTGGTGAGTCTATGCAGAGAATATGAAATCTACACCAGGGTTGTCACCAATTCCTTTTGGGCGAAAAGCGCTGATCTTGCAGACAGCTATACCCTTCTGCTCAAAGAAAGTGGGCTATCGCAGTTACGTTTGAGCTACAGCCGCTGGCATCAAAAGAATGTTCCCCGGCACCATATTGTTAACGCTGCGGAAAGTTGTCAGAAAGCAGGTCTTGATTATTTTGTTTCATTCGTAACCGACTTCTCAGAGGATGATGATGGCTATGAACAGTATCTTCGGGAACAGAAGTTGCTGTTTTTTCCAGAACCGGTAATTTTTTCCGGTAGAGCGCAATCCTTCGAACGTTCCGCCTTGCGTACTGATTATCAGGAAAACTGCTGTTCCATGAATCCCTATCTTGCTCCCAGTCTCGATATGTACGCCTGTTGTGATGCAGGCAGCCATTTTACACGGACAAATTTCTTCCATCTTGGTAATCTGAAGGATAATACGATTGAGGAAATGTTCAGGAAAAGTGAAGGGAACAGCCTGTATAATCATATCCGCTCCACAGGCATAACTGCAATTGCATCTTTTGCCGGATTTCGAGCACGCGAAATCGTTGGCTATAGAAAATGCGAACTGTGTGAAAAAATGTTTAACTCTCCAGAGTTGCTTGGGGCGCTCGAAAAAGAAGCGGAATCGGGATTGAAGTCCTGGCACAGATAA
- a CDS encoding GNAT family N-acetyltransferase — protein sequence MKIRKVSPELQPKAAALLRNAFPRSNYEVRLMENLHKNGREVHEWVCLHVNKAVAYIAFSRAYNGVEVCGLHLAPLAVKPEFQRQGIGSELLRFALRQEVIQTMTLFVLGNPEFYKKFGFKPCTNPICPFDKKNRHFLSIRNPEVARFTVGYEPEFNIGA from the coding sequence ATGAAAATACGTAAAGTGAGTCCAGAGTTACAGCCCAAGGCGGCGGCCCTGCTGCGCAATGCCTTTCCGCGAAGTAATTATGAAGTGCGGCTGATGGAAAATCTTCACAAAAACGGCAGGGAGGTCCATGAGTGGGTCTGTCTCCATGTCAATAAGGCTGTGGCCTATATTGCCTTTTCCAGGGCTTATAATGGTGTTGAGGTATGTGGTCTGCATCTGGCACCTCTGGCTGTTAAACCTGAATTTCAACGGCAGGGGATAGGGTCGGAGTTGCTGCGTTTTGCCCTGCGCCAGGAAGTCATTCAAACGATGACACTCTTTGTTCTCGGGAATCCTGAATTTTATAAGAAGTTTGGGTTCAAACCCTGTACCAATCCTATTTGTCCCTTTGATAAAAAAAATAGACATTTTTTAAGCATTCGTAACCCTGAAGTCGCACGATTTACAGTGGGATATGAACCTGAATTCAACATTGGGGCATAG
- a CDS encoding CvfB family protein has product MMVEIGKINRLAVVSTQGHEVRFDGGELGDILLDEKFVYGRYHKGDEVEVFVSVDGDDRLFAITSKPYAMVGEFARLRVAATSPSGAFLSWGMKNDLLVPKSEQLSPMKEGESYVVYVFLSEKTNRITASSKLDKYLGLSPPDYKEGEEVDLLIFDRTDLGYQAVINQAHIGMLFKNEVFQKLFIGQKLKGYIYNIREDSKIDLRLQLPGYEKVDGVSQAIIDILKENGGVSSLSDKSPPEEIYALFGVSKKVFKQAIGALYKKRIITIDRSSGIRLVKKK; this is encoded by the coding sequence ATGATGGTAGAGATTGGAAAAATTAATAGACTTGCGGTGGTGAGTACTCAGGGCCACGAAGTCCGCTTTGATGGTGGAGAGCTCGGAGACATTCTTCTCGATGAAAAGTTTGTGTATGGAAGATATCACAAGGGCGATGAGGTTGAAGTATTTGTTTCTGTTGATGGGGATGACAGGCTTTTTGCCATTACCAGTAAACCCTATGCAATGGTAGGGGAGTTTGCCAGACTCCGGGTGGCAGCAACTTCTCCATCAGGTGCCTTTCTTTCCTGGGGGATGAAAAATGATCTTTTGGTCCCGAAGAGTGAACAGCTTAGTCCCATGAAAGAGGGCGAGTCCTACGTTGTTTACGTCTTTTTGAGTGAGAAAACAAATCGTATAACGGCTTCTTCAAAACTGGATAAATACCTTGGCCTCTCCCCCCCAGATTATAAAGAAGGCGAAGAGGTTGATCTTCTCATTTTTGACAGGACTGATCTTGGATATCAGGCAGTTATTAATCAGGCACACATTGGAATGCTGTTTAAAAATGAGGTGTTTCAGAAACTCTTTATCGGTCAGAAACTGAAGGGCTATATATATAATATCCGGGAAGATTCAAAGATTGACCTGAGGTTACAGCTGCCGGGATATGAGAAGGTGGATGGAGTCTCTCAGGCAATCATTGACATCCTGAAAGAGAATGGCGGCGTAAGTTCTCTTTCTGATAAAAGTCCGCCGGAGGAAATTTATGCCCTCTTTGGAGTGAGTAAAAAGGTTTTCAAACAGGCGATTGGTGCCCTTTATAAGAAACGCATCATTACCATAGATCGCAGTAGCGGTATAAGGTTGGTGAAGAAGAAATGA